One window of the Branchiostoma lanceolatum isolate klBraLanc5 chromosome 3, klBraLanc5.hap2, whole genome shotgun sequence genome contains the following:
- the LOC136431234 gene encoding NLR family CARD domain-containing protein 4-like: MEDEEGRLKRRLANLLKFEGEDRVRHFLRKTLPTTHAHGAFTSQTLSGVLETNKSVMNDLLNGTNGRRKVLSGEQYDLLFPVSGHVSPGSLDIAVMFLLIRYLCRTRSIAWEGWEHYPSPAQKTPVHDIVRVHGIYQDLVVKATTTVTSENFCSLWDELSSAILRLGGLRDRVERWKEDVPASELPAREREPDPNPGSPEGASAGEWSAPYPSEGQGMSRSFSCESDASSEGSALYSLEEPPPSESTNPKQPQPASAAAAPGGVQQYYLSNVQNVQIGMQTQMSIASEGSQNRTSSEIAAEDHLELVMTSCRSALRNEYRRNLSRIQPLPWNKSFCVPIDDVYTNLDLLEETMEGFKVNRVSLGSMEDIFRSRKKLGRRRPMRIVMQGQAGVGKTTSLTKLAVDWSLEKVQALKRINLAFVLRLRLIGQGMSIIDAIFDQLMPTGFPYTKEDLAKCLEEKQGEVLILLDGYDEFDSARCPDITELLKGRVYPRAVVMTTTRPSKVDEIQPTADTVVEITGFSPDNVRQYLKRHFQGQEGKVHDLLQHLEPHIANRGIATIPMFTMLISVLYEDKPDIVLPATITGLYQELMSCIIKRYQAKHGEAIGSGDIASLLQVVSKVAFECLLSDQVSFGEADLLGMTKDRRVAELGVFSYDDKQPHSRVNGGRHLTFSHKTIQEYMAGCHLANILTTSKRETKKYLTSIQTLQRVSELKYVILFACGTSERAATALVEHLLRIWKNAPGETKKQKQQEFVKLSLQCLYESRAKDKIQLPVFELFPSGKVEFYDVSADVVKYLAYYLRHLKQVEAVTEVSLGDVRGASLQDADDLGTALLGLNAMQTLRISRSPHFKIKPIIEKLEKMPSLQHLYLCGMDLKEEGETLAVALKRIHRAKRTLKTLHVADNNLSKEATSLLTAIGKLASLTDIDVSVNDLGDTLETLSDSLKYLSELRTLNLRESGMTQKACVALGDAFKTCPLGNLEECNLEGNQVDDRASVQILLEGLGSLTNLRSLNLKGCRIGPDGAVTLSGSLQTLPRLRVVNLEGNGLDLRASKSLFTSLHHCPGLETVDLNTNFLGSEGLGEFAANFEKAGSLTSVNLSHNVVGDEGLEAVSRHAHHLQHLQYLELSDNPMTNDGVGAFFKNLPEMLELKELDLSGPYGGKLAVTDDCVNHLSQALSRVPSLEVLHLRRVAMTSDGFDTFMEEAENHGKLRTVS; encoded by the exons ATGGAAGACGAAGAGGGTCGTCTGAAGCGCCGCCTGGCGAACCTGCTGAAGTTTGAGGGAGAGGACAGGGTGCGACACTTCCTGAGGAAGACCCTCCCCACCACGCATGCGCATGGTGCCTTCACGTCACAGACGTTGTCCGGCGTGCTGGAGACCAACAAGTCCGTCATGAACGACCTTCTGAACGGCACTAACGGACGCCGCAAg GTACTTAGCGGGGAACAATATGACCTATTGTTTCCTGTAAGCGGTCACGTGAGCCCGGGATCCCTAGACATCGCCGTTATGTTCCTCCTCATTCGCTACCTGTGCCGGACAAG GTCCATtgcgtgggagggctgggagcACTACCCCTCTCCCGCCCAGAAAACTCCCGTCCATGACATCGTCCGCGTCCACGGCATCTACCAGGACCTGGTCGTCAAGGCAACGACAACCGTGACGTCAGAGAACTTCTGCAGCCTGTGGGACGAACTGTCGTCTGCGATCCTGAGACTTGGCGGGCTGAGGGACCGGGTGGAGAGGTGGAAGGAGGATGTGCCGGCTAGTGAACTCCCTGCTAGGGAACGAGAACCTGACCCGAACCCAGGGTCACCAGAGGGTGCTAGCGCTGGCGAGTGGTCAGCTCCTTATCCGTCTGAAGGTCAAGGAATGTCAAGGTCATTCAGCTGCGAGTCGGACGCAAGTTCGGAAGGCAGCGCGCTGTACTCACTGGAAGAACCGCCGCCTAGCGAGTCAACAAACCCCAAGCAGCCACAGCCAG cCAGTGCAGCAGCGGCTCCTGGCGGAGTGCAGCAGTACTACCTGAGCAACGTGCAGAACGTGCAGATCGGCATGCAGACCCAGATGAGCATCGCATCGGAAGGCTCGCAAAACAGAACTTCTTCGGAGATAGCAGCAG AGGACCACTTGGAGCTCGTGATGACGTCCTGCCGGTCAGCACTCCGTAACGAGTACAGGAGGAACCTGAGTCGCATCCAGCCGCTGCCGTGGAACAAGAGCTTCTGTGTGCCGATAGATGACGTCTACACCAACCTGGACTTACTGGAGGAGACCATGGAGGGGTTCAAG GTTAACCGTGTGAGTCTTGGGTCCATGGAAGACATCTTCAGATCGAGGAAGAAACTCGGACGGCGCCGGCCGATGAGGATTGTGATGCAAGGCCAGGCAGGCGTGGGGAAGACGACGTCACTGACCAAACTGGCCGTCGATTGGTCACTGGAGAAGGTACAAGCCTTGAAAAGGATCAACCTCGCTTTCGTGCTGAGACTGCGTCTGATTGGTCAGGGAATGAGCATCATCGACGCCATCTTTGATCAGCTGATGCCAACGGGTTTTCCCTACACGAAGGAAGACTTAGCAAAGtgtctggaagaaaagcaaggCGAAGTGCTGATCCTGCTAGACGGGTACGATGAGTTCGACTCAGCAAGGTGTCCTGACATCACGGAACTCTTGAAGGGAAGGGTGTATCCAAGAGCGGTCGTCATGACGACGACACGCCCATCGAAGGTCGACGAGATCCAGCCCACGGCAGACACGGTGGTAGAAATCACCGGATTTTCGCCCGATAACGTGAGGCAATATCTGAAGCGACACTTCCAAGGTCAGGAGGGCAAGGTTCATGACCTCCTGCAGCACCTGGAGCCACACATCGCCAACAGGGGCATCGCAACCATCCCGATGTTTACCATGCTCATCAGTGTTCTGTATGAGGACAAGCCTGACATTGTCCTGCCGGCAACCATCACCGGGCTGTACCAGGAGCTCATGAGCTGCATCATCAAGCGGTACCAGGCCAAGCATGGCGAAGCTATAGGAAGCGGAGACATAGCTAGCTTACTCCAGGTAGTAAGCAAGGTGGCTTTTGAGTGTCTACTGTCTGACCAAGTGTCTTTCGGAGAGGCGGATCTACTCGGTATGACCAAAGACAGGCGAGTGGCAGAGCTCGGCGTCTTTAGTTACGATGATAAACAGCCGCATAGCAGAGTCAATGGAGGTCGCCACCTAACGTTCTCTCACAAAACCATTCAGGAGTATATGGCTGGCTGTCACCTTGCCAACATACTTACTACGTCAAAGAGGGAGACGAAAAAGTACCTGACGAGCATTCAGACATTGCAGCGTGTGTCGGAGTTGAAGTACGTCATCTTGTTTGCCTGTGGCACTTCAGAACGAGCGGCGACGGCGTTGGTCGAGCATCTCCTCCGCATCTGGAAGAACGCTCCCGGTGAAACTAAGAAACAGAAGCAGCAAGAGTTCGTCAAACTCAGCCTGCAATGTCTTTACGAGAGTAGAGCGAAAGACAAGATACAGCTACCCGTTTTCGAGTTGTTTCCCTCGGGGAAGGTCGAATTCTACGACGTTAGCGCTGATGTGGTGAAATACCTCGCCTACTACCTGCGGCATTTGAAACAGGTCGAGGCAGTCACCGAGGTGAGTCTGGGAGACGTGCGGGGCGCCTCGCTCCAAGACGCCGACGACCTTGGGACTGCGCTCCTGGGCCTGAACGCCATGCAGACACTCCGAATCTCGAGAAGTCCGCATTTCAAGATAAAGCCGATTATCGAGAAACTTGAGAAAATGCCGTCGCTCCAGCACTTGTATCTCTGTGGCATGGACCTGAAAGAAGAAGGTGAGACGTTAGCTGTGGCGCTGAAACGAATTCACCGAGCGAAGAGAACACTTAAAACACTGCACGTGGCGGACAATAACCTTTCTAAAGAAGCGACGTCACTGTTGACGGCGATTGGAAAACTTGCTTCCTTGACAGATATAGACGTATCCGTCAATGATCTGGGAGATACCCTTGAGACGTTGAGTGACAGTCTTAAGTATCTGAGTGAGCTTCGAACCCTGAACTTACGAGAGTCTGGCATGACACAGAAAGCGTGCGTTGCGCTTGGAGACGCTTTCAAGACATGTCCTTTAGGTAACTTGGAAGAGTGCAATCTGGAAGGAAATCAAGTAGATGACCGAGCAAGTGTTCAGATACTGCTGGAAGGTTTGGGATCTCTGACAAACCTACGCAGTCTCAACCTGAAAGGATGTCGGATCGGGCCTGACGGCGCCGTGACTCTCTCAGGAAGTCTACAAACACTGCCTCGCCTGAGAGTCGTGAATCTAGAAGGGAACGGGCTCGACCTTCGCGCTTCAAAGAGCCTGTTCACGTCGCTGCACCACTGTCCTGGGTTAGAAACAGTCGACTTGAACACCAACTTTCTCGGGAGCGAGGGCTTGGGAGAGTTCGCAGCAAACTTCGAGAAGGCTGGAAGTCTCACAAGCGTCAACCTGTCTCACAACGTGGTGGGAGACGAGGGCTTGGAAGCGGTTTCGAGGCACGCCCACCACCTGCAGCATCTGCAGTACCTGGAGCTGAGTGACAATCCTATGACGAACGATGGGGTCGG GGCGTTCTTTAAGAACCTGCCCGAGATGCTGGAGCTTAAGGAGCTGGACCTGTCCGGGCCGTACGGAGGTAAACTCGCCGTGACTGACGACTGCGTGAACCATTTATCACAAGCGTTGTCCCGGGTACCCAGCTTAGAG GTGTTGCATCTACGACGCGTTGCCATGACATCCGATGGGTTTGACACTTTCATGGAGGAAGCGGAGAACCACGGAAAGTTGAGAACTGTATCGTAA